The DNA sequence TCGTGATGGAGAGGGCCACCCGAACCAGGTTCCGCTTTGCCATGGAGGATAGAATGTCGATGTCGCGGGTGATAAGCGCAGACTTGGTGACAATGGTCACCGGATGATTGTAGCGATCCAGCACTTCCAGCAGCTGGCGCATAATCCGGTAGCGCCGCTCTATGGGCTGATAGGGATCTGTGTTGGTGCCGATGGCGATGGGGCGGACAACATAGTTTGGTTTGGAAAGTTCCCGTTCCAGAAGCGCTGCCGCATTCGGCTTCGCGAACAGACGGCTTTCAAAATCAAGTCCGGGAGAGAGGCCCATATAGGCATGTGTCGGCCGCGCGAAACAATAGACACAACCATGCTCGCAGCCGCGATAAGGATTGATCGAGCGATCAAAAGGAATGTCTGGAGATTGGTTGCGCGTGATGATCTTGCGAGGGGCTTCATCGGTCACCTCCGTCTTAAGGGCTGACTGTTCTTCAATCGTCTCCCAGCCATCATCGAAAGCGGCATAGGAGAGGGGCTCAAACCGCCCGGAAGAATTGGAGCGCGCGCCCCGGCCACGCCGGCCGGTTGGGGGAACCACAGAAGACACGGGGGACGAGGGGGCATCCGGTGTCCTGATATGTGGCGCCGCCTTGGGGATGGATGGCCGGGAGACCGCTCGGGGGGAAGCGGTTGATCCGGGACGCGCGTTTTCGAAGTGAATGTCCATGAGTTGAAGATAGGAATTTATTCAGAACAAAACAAGAACATTTATGCGTTCTCGCCATTTTTTTTGAAGATGTATAGATTGCGCCCATGTTGAGCGTCGTTATTCCCACCCTGAATGCCGGAGAGGGCCTGCCGCAGTGTCTGAATGCACTGATCCAGGCGACGGTGCGCGGACTCGTACGCGAAGTGGTGATTGTCGATGGCGGTTCTACGGACCAGACCGTTGAGATCTGTGACGCAGCAGGCGCAACGCTTGTGACAGCTCCAAAAGGCCGCGGCACCCAGCTTCAGGCAGGCGCCAAACAGGCCAAGGGCGACTGGTTGCTTTTCCTCCATGCAGACACGGTCTTGTCGCCAGGTTGGGAAGATGAAGTTGCGAAGTTTCTGGAACAGGTAGAGCAGGGCCG is a window from the Rhodobiaceae bacterium genome containing:
- a CDS encoding radical SAM superfamily protein codes for the protein MDIHFENARPGSTASPRAVSRPSIPKAAPHIRTPDAPSSPVSSVVPPTGRRGRGARSNSSGRFEPLSYAAFDDGWETIEEQSALKTEVTDEAPRKIITRNQSPDIPFDRSINPYRGCEHGCVYCFARPTHAYMGLSPGLDFESRLFAKPNAAALLERELSKPNYVVRPIAIGTNTDPYQPIERRYRIMRQLLEVLDRYNHPVTIVTKSALITRDIDILSSMAKRNLVRVALSITTLDKKLARAMEPRASAPTRRMAALELLSGAGIPTGVMIAPVIPGLNDHEIERILRGAHYAGVEQAGFILLRLPHEIKDLFKEWLGDTAPDKAKKVMKLIRDTRGGKEYDAEWGKRMRGDGPYAWTIKRRFDLTAEKLGIRTSKSSHTHALNGGLDCSSFQVPEKVGDQLALF